A portion of the Krasilnikovia cinnamomea genome contains these proteins:
- a CDS encoding replication initiator: protein MSSSTLPLTPTITVGVGENAETPATHHGRAPDSGRRPIYADDYARLRARDPRYFEWLRHIAPAAGCTRPIRLAGTMLTGETAGRARLGTASAVEVETARVLSVTNTEDMPDGVIYKPCGNRRTSVCPSCAEVYRRDAYQLIRSGLAGGKGVPAGVGTHPAVFLTLTAPSFGLVHTRRTSKTGQQIPCRPRRNPDVCPHGVDLRCTRIHASGEHILGTPLCLDCYDHHAQVVFNHQAGELWRRTTIAIRRALARTARQFGLRAGDFRLSYGKVAEMQRRGVVHYHVIVRLDGVNPDCPGAIVPPPAPLGLLDLATAIEHAAATTHFQTAGHPQQPDGWPIGWGDEGRGHYADIRPVKLTGDGDITDAMVAAYLAKYATKSTETTGHVSGRLTGDTIDLYANPTGSHPERLIDAAWTLGGVREWSGLRRWAHMLGFGGHFLTKSRRYSVTFRILRDARVIWRRTLDSSDQAEQHDQETTVVINLLAYNGAGWRTTGDALLANSAADAARRHARAARDAAADYTAADHHRAF, encoded by the coding sequence TCTACGCCGACGACTACGCCCGCCTGCGTGCCCGCGACCCGCGCTACTTCGAGTGGCTGCGCCACATCGCCCCGGCCGCCGGGTGTACCCGCCCGATCCGGCTCGCCGGAACCATGCTGACCGGCGAAACCGCCGGACGCGCGCGACTCGGCACCGCATCAGCCGTCGAAGTCGAGACGGCCCGCGTGCTGTCCGTCACCAACACGGAGGACATGCCGGACGGGGTGATCTACAAGCCGTGCGGCAACCGCCGCACCTCCGTCTGCCCCTCCTGCGCCGAGGTGTACCGGCGCGACGCGTACCAACTCATCCGCTCCGGCCTCGCCGGAGGCAAAGGCGTACCGGCCGGGGTCGGCACCCACCCGGCCGTGTTCCTCACCCTGACCGCACCCTCGTTCGGACTGGTCCACACCCGCCGCACCTCCAAGACCGGCCAGCAGATCCCCTGCCGCCCCCGCCGGAACCCGGACGTCTGCCCGCACGGCGTCGACCTGCGCTGCACCCGTATCCACGCCAGCGGCGAACACATCCTCGGCACCCCGCTGTGCCTCGACTGCTACGACCACCACGCCCAGGTCGTCTTCAACCACCAGGCAGGCGAACTGTGGCGACGCACCACCATCGCCATCCGCCGCGCCCTGGCTCGCACCGCCCGCCAGTTCGGCCTCCGCGCGGGCGACTTCCGCCTGTCCTACGGCAAGGTCGCCGAGATGCAACGCCGCGGCGTCGTGCACTACCACGTCATCGTCCGCCTCGACGGCGTCAACCCCGACTGCCCCGGCGCGATCGTGCCCCCGCCCGCGCCGCTCGGCCTACTCGACCTGGCGACCGCGATCGAACACGCCGCCGCGACCACCCACTTCCAGACAGCCGGCCACCCCCAGCAGCCGGACGGCTGGCCGATCGGGTGGGGCGACGAAGGACGCGGCCACTACGCCGACATCCGCCCCGTCAAACTCACCGGCGACGGCGACATCACCGACGCCATGGTCGCCGCCTACCTCGCCAAGTACGCCACCAAGAGCACCGAAACCACCGGCCACGTCTCCGGACGCCTCACCGGCGACACGATCGACCTGTACGCCAACCCGACCGGCAGCCACCCGGAACGGCTCATCGACGCTGCCTGGACCCTCGGCGGCGTCCGCGAATGGTCCGGTCTGCGGCGGTGGGCGCACATGCTCGGCTTCGGCGGCCACTTCCTCACCAAGAGCCGCCGCTACTCGGTCACCTTCCGCATCCTCCGCGACGCCCGGGTCATCTGGCGCCGCACCCTCGACTCCAGCGACCAGGCCGAGCAGCACGACCAAGAAACCACCGTCGTGATCAACCTGCTCGCCTACAACGGCGCGGGCTGGCGCACCACCGGCGACGCCCTGCTCGCCAACTCCGCCGCCGACGCCGCCCGCCGACACGCCCGAGCCGCCCGCGACGCCGCCGCCGACTACACGGCGGCGGACCACCACCGCGCCTTCTGA
- a CDS encoding excisionase family DNA-binding protein: MTPPLTPRWYSPAEVAVLLGFGLSKVKMKIATGELRSIKDGKYRRILPEWVDQYVQDQIDRQEAA, translated from the coding sequence ATGACCCCACCCCTGACACCCCGCTGGTACTCACCCGCCGAGGTCGCCGTCCTGCTCGGCTTCGGCCTCTCCAAGGTCAAGATGAAGATTGCCACCGGCGAACTCCGCTCCATCAAGGACGGCAAGTACCGCCGCATCCTGCCCGAATGGGTCGACCAATACGTGCAAGACCAGATCGACCGGCAGGAGGCCGCCTGA